The region GGGTGACCCTGCGATAAACAATCAGGAGGAGAAGGACGATGAGCGATGGACGCGAAGAGCGCGAGGAGCAGGAGCAGAGGCGGAAGTGGGACGAAGAAGAGAGGCTCAGAAACAAGGGCGATCGGCCGTATCGCGAGCGTGAGTGGGAGGAGCAGGGGAGGGAGCCCTCCTGATGCTCAGGCCGCGATCGTTCCCTGGTGAAAGAGCATCTGCCACTGGTCACCACGCTTGACCCAGATGGAGGAGTGGTGCGAGGTCGAGTTGGCCGTCGTCACGTGATAGGTCGCCAGCGCCGCGTTTTCTCCCAGCGCATTGACGTAGAAGTGGCTCATGGTGGCACTGCGCGCCGAGCTTGAGTTCAGGGCATGGACCAGTTGGTTGAAGTTGAAGATACGGCCCGAGGTGCAGAACTCTTTGAACTCAGGAGCAAGAAGGGAGGCCAGTTGGCCGCGGCTCGTCTCGCGGTCCGGATGAAGCAGGCGTTCCTCAAGGGAGTGAAGGTGTTCCTGTAACTGTGCCGAGGTCATAGTGTGTATTTTGACGTCCTGCTCCTTTCTAGAAGTTTCATCAGGGTAGCAAAAACAAACGCCGTCCCGAATAGGGACGGCGCTTGCTGTAAGGAGAGCCGTTAGAAATTGAATTTTCCGGCGAGCTGGAAGATGCGTGGATCGGCAGCGCCGGTGGCGTTGCCGAAGGTGCCGGAGTTCCGATTGGTGCTGAAGCCGGTGAAATTGGGATGGTTGAGAACGTTGAAGGCCTCCATGCGCAACTGGAAGTTGAGTCTCTCGTGAACCGGGAAGATGCGGCTGACCGCGAGATCAACGTTGTAGTTGCTGGGAGTCCGCATGGCGTTGCGCCCCAGGTTGCCCAGGGTCCCAACAGCGTTCGGCGAGAACGCATCCTTGTTCAGGTACGAGAGTCTTGCCCCCGTTCGCTGTATTGAGTTATGGGTATAGGTATCCACGCCCGATACCAGATTCGGGCGATCGAGGTTGATTCCGGTGCGCGAGTAATCGACGCCGGAGGTGATGTTGAGCGGCAGCCCACTGGTGATGCGGATGAGCGGCGCAATCTGCCAGTCATTCGCCACTGCTTTCTTCCAGCCTGTGAGCGAAGCGAAGTGACTCGATGCAATCAGGGTGGTGTTGAAGATATGGCGCACATCGAAGCCGCAGGGGCCGCGATCGAGCCGCGCGTTGTGGGTGTGTGCATAGAGCGGAGCCGCGATATCGCCCGTCGTGTCGCTGATATCGCTGCACTTCGACCAGGTGTAGTTCGCCAGGAAACTGAAGTTGTTCGACATGCGATGCTGGATCGCAGCAATCATGCCGTTGTAGCTCGACGTGCCGCCGTCGGTAATCAGCGTCATGGTGGGGCTGTAGCCCTGTCCTTGGACATTGTTGGCCAGAGTCAGGGGAGTACGGTTATTGGGGTTACCCAGCGTCGAGCAGTCGGTACCCAGCTTTCCTTTCGGATCAGGATTGGTCGCCAGAGGTCCGCAAGAGCCTGGCCCGGTCCACTTGCCCGGAATATAGATTGCTGCGTTGATGCCGGTGCCAAGCCACTGGTGCGCCTGCTGGTTACCGAGGTAGTTCAGTGAGAACATCCAGCCACGGCCAAAGTCCTGCTGAACGCTCGCAGTCCACTGATAGATCACCGGGGTCTGCATCTTCCGCTGAAGCAGGATCCACAGGGTGTTGGTTGGGAACTGCGACGTAGCATCCGGCGGAAAAACGCCGGGGAAGGGATCGCCGCCCGGATAGCCGCGCCAGGGCTCATCGAAGGGAAGGTTTCCGTTGAGGTCGATCTCGTTGACGAAGGGAGGATTGGAGGCGACGCGTTGCGACATGTAAAGCGGGGGCGTGTCATACATCGCAGCAGCACCGGCGCGGAAGACCGTCTTTCCCGTTCCAAAGGGATCGAGAGTGAGAGATACCCGCGGCGAAAGATTCGTCATCTGGTTACTCGTAAATGACTTGGAAACTCCCCGGTCGCCATAGTAGAACGATCCGGCAGGCGCGTTCGGATACTTGGTCGAGTGCTGACCGGCATCGAAAGCTGCCCGATCGAACGTGGAGCCACGACGGAACTTATCGACCTGGAAGAGATTCGGTTCCCAGCGCACGCCGTAGTTGACGGTAAGCCGTGGAGTCAGGTGCCAGGTGTCCTGCGCGTACAGACTGAAGGTCGTCTGACGGTAGGTGGTGTCCTGGGTTCGGCTCTGGCTGAAGGAACTCATCTGGCCGGTGAGGAAATCGGCCAGCGGCTCGCCCGTGAGGGTTCCGTTGAAGTTGTAGCTTCCATTGAACAGATAGCCCGTGCGGGTATTGTCTCCGGTACGGATGATCTCGCCGCCGAAGGCGATCTGGTGCTTGCCGACCAGCCAGTCGACGTCATCGGCAAAGTGCTCCGTATTGACGTTGAAGTAGCCCGGTGCGCAGGTGCCGCAGCCTACGTTGAAGCCGTTGGTGATCGACATGCGCAGATCGACCGGAGCGTAAAGAAAGATGTTGACGCCAAGAGTATTGGCATTGATGCCGCCCGCCGTCGGTCCACGGTTGTTGCGACGGCGAGAGTAGGTGCCGTGGAAGGTGTTGACCATGTGCGGGGTGAAGATGAAGGTATCGCCCAGGGTAAAGCTCTGCACGCGCATGTCGTTGCCCGGCACGGTGGTCAGCAGGATATTCGTTTGCGAATAGTAGGAGGGCAGGTTGTAGTTCGTCAGGAAGTAACGGCCAAAGAGCGAGTGGCGCTGGCTGAAGGTGTAGTCGATGCGACCAATGTACTGGTCTTCGGTGTTGTTGGCCGGAAGC is a window of Edaphobacter sp. 12200R-103 DNA encoding:
- a CDS encoding DUF4440 domain-containing protein, producing the protein MTSAQLQEHLHSLEERLLHPDRETSRGQLASLLAPEFKEFCTSGRIFNFNQLVHALNSSSARSATMSHFYVNALGENAALATYHVTTANSTSHHSSIWVKRGDQWQMLFHQGTIAA
- a CDS encoding TonB-dependent receptor, whose protein sequence is MMLPKAWAQAAGTASVQGTVTDPTGAAVPNAIVTLKQTATGVSRVSTTDNQGVYAMPNVPVGAYSLSVTAQGFQTLTQTGVLEVGNNISINPHLQVGATTEQVNVEASGVALETESSTFKQVIDQARITEMPLNGRQATQLVLVSGGAVTAPSNDMVGSKNYPSSTVIAVAGSQGNYNNYVLDGGYHTDNFTNVNLPYPFPDALHEFSVESNSLPARNGIHPGSLVNVVTNSGSNQWHGTIFDFVRNNVINATNFFSPTKDTVKRNQFGGTLGGKIITDKLFFFGGYQGTREHKTGNSTGYCLPTAAMLAGDFTQNLTTGNCARKTSGLKIDPATFSPAALNLIKYLPLSQANSAGFVNVGLPANNTEDQYIGRIDYTFSQRHSLFGRYFLTNYNLPSYYSQTNILLTTVPGNDMRVQSFTLGDTFIFTPHMVNTFHGTYSRRRNNRGPTAGGINANTLGVNIFLYAPVDLRMSITNGFNVGCGTCAPGYFNVNTEHFADDVDWLVGKHQIAFGGEIIRTGDNTRTGYLFNGSYNFNGTLTGEPLADFLTGQMSSFSQSRTQDTTYRQTTFSLYAQDTWHLTPRLTVNYGVRWEPNLFQVDKFRRGSTFDRAAFDAGQHSTKYPNAPAGSFYYGDRGVSKSFTSNQMTNLSPRVSLTLDPFGTGKTVFRAGAAAMYDTPPLYMSQRVASNPPFVNEIDLNGNLPFDEPWRGYPGGDPFPGVFPPDATSQFPTNTLWILLQRKMQTPVIYQWTASVQQDFGRGWMFSLNYLGNQQAHQWLGTGINAAIYIPGKWTGPGSCGPLATNPDPKGKLGTDCSTLGNPNNRTPLTLANNVQGQGYSPTMTLITDGGTSSYNGMIAAIQHRMSNNFSFLANYTWSKCSDISDTTGDIAAPLYAHTHNARLDRGPCGFDVRHIFNTTLIASSHFASLTGWKKAVANDWQIAPLIRITSGLPLNITSGVDYSRTGINLDRPNLVSGVDTYTHNSIQRTGARLSYLNKDAFSPNAVGTLGNLGRNAMRTPSNYNVDLAVSRIFPVHERLNFQLRMEAFNVLNHPNFTGFSTNRNSGTFGNATGAADPRIFQLAGKFNF